One Mastacembelus armatus chromosome 10, fMasArm1.2, whole genome shotgun sequence DNA window includes the following coding sequences:
- the mchr2b gene encoding melanin concentrating hormone receptor 2b, whose protein sequence is MNSTDIFCKNNQTDNSTDPSCLNSTPSTYSYIDITTFMHIFPSIYGILCSVGVIANGLVIYAVAACKKKMVSDIYVLNLAIADMLFLLVMPFNIHQLVRDRQWVFGNFMCKAVVVVDVSNQFTTVGIVTVLCIDRYIAVVHPTSEKRTIQWTIIINMLVWLGSFLLTVPVMIYAKVVRRQQFKVCMMYLDGPEDMYWYTLYQSILGFIIPLIIISTFYSLTLYHVFSSIRRVKRKQSVWAKRATKMVLMVIALFLICWTPYHVIQVMNLSNNRPTIAFIYAYNISICLSYSHSCINPLMLLIFAQNYRERLCRRNALHSSHTSSKITVVKTDGSSMTNDPNYRCTVI, encoded by the exons ATGAACAGCACGGacatattttgcaaaaacaaccaaacagacAACTCGACTGACCCGTCATGTCTGAACTCAACTCCCTCAACTTACAGCTACATCGACATAACCACTTTCATGCACATTTTCCCTTCAATTTACGGCATCCTGTGTTCAGTTGGAGTTATAGCCAATGGACTGGTCATTTATGCGGTGGCGGCATGCAAGAAGAAAATGGTTTCAGACATCTACGTGCTGAACCTGGCAATAGCAGACATGCTTTTCTTGCTTGTCATGCCCTTCAACATTCACCAGCtggtcagagacagacagtgggTCTTCGGAAACTTTATGTGTAAAGCGGTTGTGGTGGTGGATGTCAGCAACCAGTTTACCACGGTGGGGATTGTTACTGTGCTGTGCATTGATCG ATACATAGCTGTGGTCCACCCCACCTCAGAGAAGAGGACCATCCAGTGGACCATCATTATCAACATGCTGGTGTGGCTGGGCAgcttcctcctcactgtccCAGTCATGATATATGCCAAGGTTGTGCGCAGGCAGCAGTTCAAGGTGTGTATGATGTACCTGGATGGGCCTGAGGACATGTACTGGTACACTCTCTACCAGTCCATCCTTGGCTTCATCATCCcgctcatcatcatcagcaccTTCTACTCTCTCACTCTGTACCATGTCTTCAGCTCCATCCGGCGGGTCAAACGTAAACAATCTGTTTGGGCTAAAAGAGCCACCAAGATGGTCCTAATGGTCATCGCCCTGTTCTTGATCTGCTGGACCCCTTACCATGTAATCCAGGTGATGAACTTGAGCAACAACAGGCCAACTATTGCCTTCATCTATGCCTACAACATCAGTATCTGTCTCAGCTACTCCCACAGCTGCATCAACCCGCTCATGCTGCTCATATTCGCCCAGAACTACCGTGAGCGTCTTTGCCGCAGAAACGCCCTGCACAGCTCCCACACCTCATCCAAGATCACGGTGGTCAAAACAGATGGTTCCAGTATGACAAACGACCCCAACTATCGCTGTACTGTCATCTAA